In Bubalus bubalis isolate 160015118507 breed Murrah chromosome 3, NDDB_SH_1, whole genome shotgun sequence, a genomic segment contains:
- the LOC102400900 gene encoding galectin-3-binding protein isoform X1, with the protein MAPLRLVWIWLLVAGTREPTGVKDGDMRLADGGSANKGRVEIYYNGQWGTVCENMWDLTDASVVCRALGFRNATEALGGAAFGPGYGPIMLDEVRCTGTEPSLANCSSLGWMQSNCRHDEDASVICTNETRGVYTLDLSSELPAALEQIFESQKGCDLFITVKVREEDEMAMCAHKLILSTNPEAHGLWKEPGSRVTMEVDAECVPVVKDFIRYLYSRRIDVSLSSVKCLHKFASAYQAKQLQSYCGHLFAILIPQDPSFRTPLELYAYALATRDPVLEEICVQFLAWNFGALTQAEAWPSVPPALLQDLLSRTELVVPSELVLLLAVDEWSRERHTSHKEVEALVEKVRFPMMPPQDLFSLQFNLSLYWSHEALFQKKILQALEFHTVPFELLAQYWGLNLTEGTYQPRLYTSPTWSQSVMSSSYNPSRSFQTPQHPSFLFHDSSVSWSFVYLPTLQSCWNYGFSCSSDDPPLLALSKSTYSKSNPTIGYENRALLHCEGSFVVDIIDFKGWKALIPSALATNSSRSTSLFPCPAGFFSRFQVVIRPFYLTNSTGMD; encoded by the exons ATGGCTCCTCTACGGCTTGTCTGGATATGGCTGCTGGTCGCAGGGACTCGAG AGCCCACAGGCGTGAAAGACGGCGACATGCGGCTGGCTGACGGGGGCTCCGCCAACAAGGGCCGCGTGGAGATCTACTACAACGGCCAGTGGGGGACGGTGTGTGAGAACATGTGGGACCTGACGGACGCCAGCGTCGTCTGCCGGGCCCTGGGCTTCCGGAACGCCACCGAGGCTCTGGGCGGGGCTGCCTTCGGGCCAG GATATGGCCCTATCATGCTGGACGAGGTGAGGTGCACGGGGACAGAGCCCTCGCTGGCCAACTGCTCATCCCTGGGCTGGATGCAGAGCAACTGCAGACACGATGAGGACGCCAGTGTGATCTGCACCAAcg AAACCAGAGGTGTCTACACCCTCGACCTATCCAGCGAACTCCCTGCAGCTCTAGAGCAGATATTTGAGAGCCAGAAGGGCTGTGACCTGTTCATCACGGTGAAGGTGCGTGAGGAGGACGAGATGGCCATGTGTGCCCACAAGCTGATCCTCTCCACCAACCCCGAGGCCCACGGCCTGTGGAAGGAGCCGGGCAGTAGGGTCACCATGGAGGTGGACGCTGAGTGTGTGCCCGTCGTCAAGGACTTCATCAG GTACCTCTACTCCCGGAGGATCGACGTGTCCCTGTCGTCGGTGAAGTGTTTGCACAAGTTCGCCTCTGCCTACCAGGCCAAGCAGCTGCAGAGCTACTGCGGGCACCTCTTTGCCATCCTCATCCCCCAGGACCCCTCTTTCCGGACACCCCTGGAGCTCTATGCCTATGCTCTGGCCACCCGGGACCCCGTGCTGGAGGAGATCTGTGTGCAGTTCCTGGCCTGGAACTTCGGGGCCCTGACGCAGGCCGAGGCCTGGCCAAGTGTCCCCCCGGCCCTGCTCCAAGACCTGCTCTCGAGGACTGAACTGGTGGTGCCCAGCGAGCTGGTCCTGCTGCTGGCTGTGGACGAGTGGAGCCGGGAGAGGCACACCTCCCACAAGGAAGTGGAGGCCTTGGTGGAGAAAGTGCGGTTCCCCATGATGCCACCCCAGGACCTCTTCTCGCTGCAGTTTAACCTGTCCCTGTACTGGAGTCACGAGGCGCTCTTCCAGAAGAAGATACTGCAGGCCCTGGAGTTCCACACCGTGCCCTTCGAGCTGCTGGCTCAGTACTGGGGCCTGAACCTCACTGAGGGCACCTACCAGCCCCGGCTTTACACCTCGCCCACCTGGAGCCAGTCTGTGATGAGCTCCAGTTACAACCCCTCCCGGTCCTTCCAGACCCCCCAGCACCCCAGCTTCCTCTTCCATGACAGCTCCGTCTCCTGGTCTTTCGTCTACCTCCCTACCCTCCAGAGCTGCTGGAACTATGGGTTCTCGTGCTCCTCTGATGACCCCCCACTCCTGGCTCTCTCCAAGTCCACCTACTCCAAGTCCAATCCCACCATCGGCTATGAAAACCGGGCCCTGCTGCACTGTGAGGGGAGCTTTGTGGTAGACATCATTGACTTCAAGGGCTGGAAGGCCCTGATCCCCAGCGCCCTGGCTACCAACAGCTCCAGGAGCACTTCCCTCTTCCCCTGCCCGGCAGGGTTCTTCAGCAGGTTCCAAGTCGTCATCCGTCCCTTCTACCTGACCAACTCCACGGGCATGGACTAG
- the LOC102400900 gene encoding galectin-3-binding protein isoform X2: protein MAPLRLVWIWLLVAGTRGVKDGDMRLADGGSANKGRVEIYYNGQWGTVCENMWDLTDASVVCRALGFRNATEALGGAAFGPGYGPIMLDEVRCTGTEPSLANCSSLGWMQSNCRHDEDASVICTNETRGVYTLDLSSELPAALEQIFESQKGCDLFITVKVREEDEMAMCAHKLILSTNPEAHGLWKEPGSRVTMEVDAECVPVVKDFIRYLYSRRIDVSLSSVKCLHKFASAYQAKQLQSYCGHLFAILIPQDPSFRTPLELYAYALATRDPVLEEICVQFLAWNFGALTQAEAWPSVPPALLQDLLSRTELVVPSELVLLLAVDEWSRERHTSHKEVEALVEKVRFPMMPPQDLFSLQFNLSLYWSHEALFQKKILQALEFHTVPFELLAQYWGLNLTEGTYQPRLYTSPTWSQSVMSSSYNPSRSFQTPQHPSFLFHDSSVSWSFVYLPTLQSCWNYGFSCSSDDPPLLALSKSTYSKSNPTIGYENRALLHCEGSFVVDIIDFKGWKALIPSALATNSSRSTSLFPCPAGFFSRFQVVIRPFYLTNSTGMD from the exons ATGGCTCCTCTACGGCTTGTCTGGATATGGCTGCTGGTCGCAGGGACTCGAG GCGTGAAAGACGGCGACATGCGGCTGGCTGACGGGGGCTCCGCCAACAAGGGCCGCGTGGAGATCTACTACAACGGCCAGTGGGGGACGGTGTGTGAGAACATGTGGGACCTGACGGACGCCAGCGTCGTCTGCCGGGCCCTGGGCTTCCGGAACGCCACCGAGGCTCTGGGCGGGGCTGCCTTCGGGCCAG GATATGGCCCTATCATGCTGGACGAGGTGAGGTGCACGGGGACAGAGCCCTCGCTGGCCAACTGCTCATCCCTGGGCTGGATGCAGAGCAACTGCAGACACGATGAGGACGCCAGTGTGATCTGCACCAAcg AAACCAGAGGTGTCTACACCCTCGACCTATCCAGCGAACTCCCTGCAGCTCTAGAGCAGATATTTGAGAGCCAGAAGGGCTGTGACCTGTTCATCACGGTGAAGGTGCGTGAGGAGGACGAGATGGCCATGTGTGCCCACAAGCTGATCCTCTCCACCAACCCCGAGGCCCACGGCCTGTGGAAGGAGCCGGGCAGTAGGGTCACCATGGAGGTGGACGCTGAGTGTGTGCCCGTCGTCAAGGACTTCATCAG GTACCTCTACTCCCGGAGGATCGACGTGTCCCTGTCGTCGGTGAAGTGTTTGCACAAGTTCGCCTCTGCCTACCAGGCCAAGCAGCTGCAGAGCTACTGCGGGCACCTCTTTGCCATCCTCATCCCCCAGGACCCCTCTTTCCGGACACCCCTGGAGCTCTATGCCTATGCTCTGGCCACCCGGGACCCCGTGCTGGAGGAGATCTGTGTGCAGTTCCTGGCCTGGAACTTCGGGGCCCTGACGCAGGCCGAGGCCTGGCCAAGTGTCCCCCCGGCCCTGCTCCAAGACCTGCTCTCGAGGACTGAACTGGTGGTGCCCAGCGAGCTGGTCCTGCTGCTGGCTGTGGACGAGTGGAGCCGGGAGAGGCACACCTCCCACAAGGAAGTGGAGGCCTTGGTGGAGAAAGTGCGGTTCCCCATGATGCCACCCCAGGACCTCTTCTCGCTGCAGTTTAACCTGTCCCTGTACTGGAGTCACGAGGCGCTCTTCCAGAAGAAGATACTGCAGGCCCTGGAGTTCCACACCGTGCCCTTCGAGCTGCTGGCTCAGTACTGGGGCCTGAACCTCACTGAGGGCACCTACCAGCCCCGGCTTTACACCTCGCCCACCTGGAGCCAGTCTGTGATGAGCTCCAGTTACAACCCCTCCCGGTCCTTCCAGACCCCCCAGCACCCCAGCTTCCTCTTCCATGACAGCTCCGTCTCCTGGTCTTTCGTCTACCTCCCTACCCTCCAGAGCTGCTGGAACTATGGGTTCTCGTGCTCCTCTGATGACCCCCCACTCCTGGCTCTCTCCAAGTCCACCTACTCCAAGTCCAATCCCACCATCGGCTATGAAAACCGGGCCCTGCTGCACTGTGAGGGGAGCTTTGTGGTAGACATCATTGACTTCAAGGGCTGGAAGGCCCTGATCCCCAGCGCCCTGGCTACCAACAGCTCCAGGAGCACTTCCCTCTTCCCCTGCCCGGCAGGGTTCTTCAGCAGGTTCCAAGTCGTCATCCGTCCCTTCTACCTGACCAACTCCACGGGCATGGACTAG
- the CANT1 gene encoding soluble calcium-activated nucleotidase 1 has protein sequence MPVQLSHPPEWNESMHSLRISVGGLPVLASMTKAADPRFRPRWKVILPSFVGAAVLWLLYTHRPPPGRPPLPNTHNWKLVQPPAARYNDTYPLSAPQRTPGGTRYRIAVIADLDTKSRAQEENTWVSYLKKGYLTLSDSGDRVAVEWDQGHEVLESHLAEKGRGMELSDLIVFNGKLYSVDDRTGVVYQIEGSRAVPWVILSDGDGTVGKGFKAEWLAVKDEHLYVGGLGKEWTTATGEVLNENPEWVKVVGCRGSVDHENWVSSYNALRAAAGIRPPGYLIHESACWSDTLQRWFFLPRRASHERYSEKDDERRGTNLLLSAAQDFGDITVQHVGAVVPTHGFSSFKFIPNTDDQIIVALKSEEDSGQIATYIMAFTLDGRFLLPETKIGSVKYEGIEFI, from the exons ATGCCCGTCCAGCTCTCCCACCCCCCGGAATGGAATGAGTCTATGCACTCTCTCCGGATCAGCGTGGGGGGCCTTCCCGTGCTGGCGTCCATGACCAAGGCCGCAGACCCCCGCTTCCGCCCCCGCTGGAAGGTGATCCTGCCATCCTTCGTGGGCGCCGCTGTCCTTTGGCTGCTCTACACCCACCGCCCCCCTCCTGGCCGGCCCCCCCTGCCCAACACCCACAACTGGAAGCTCGTCCAGCCACCTGCTGCCCGGTACAATGACACCTACCCGCTGTCTGCCCCCCAGAGGACACCGGGCGGGACGCGATACCGGATCGCTGTTATTGCTGACCTGGACACAAAGTCCAGGGCCCAGGAGGAGAACACCTGGGTCAGTTACCTAAAGAAGGGTTATCTGACCCTGTCAGACAGCGGGGACCGGGTGGCCGTGGAGTGGGACCAAGGCCATGAGGTCTTGGAGTCCCACCTGGCAGAAAAGGGGCGGGGCATGGAGCTGTCGGATCTGATCGTCTTCAACGGGAAGCTCTACTCCGTGGATGACCGCACGGGCGTGGTCTACCAGATCGAAGGCTCCAGGGCCGTGCCCTGGGTCATCCTGTCCGACGGCGACGGCACTGTGGGGAAAG GCTTCAAAGCTGAGTGGCTGGCCGTGAAGGATGAGCATCTGTATGTGGGCGGCCTGGGCAAGGAGTGGACCACTGCCACGGGGGAGGTGCTGAATGAGAACCCAGAGTGGGTGAAGGTGGTGGGCTGCAGAGGCAGCGTGGACCACGAGAACTGGGTGTCCAGCTACAACGCCCTGCGGGCCGCTGCCGGGATCCGGCCACCAG GCTACCTCATCCACGAGTCTGCCTGCTGGAGCGACACGCTGCAGCGCTGGTTCTTCCTGCCGCGCCGCGCCAGCCACGAGCGCTACAGCGAGAAGGACGACGAGCGCCGGGGCACCAACCTGCTGCTGAGCGCCGCCCAGGACTTCGGGGACATAACCGTCCAGCACGTGGGGGCAGTGGTCCCCACCCACGGCTTCTCCTCCTTCAAGTTCATCCCCAACACCGACGACCAGATCATCGTGGCCCTCAAGTCCGAGGAGGACAGCGGCCAGATCGCCACCTACATCATGGCCTTCACGCTGGACGGACGCTTCCTCCTGCCCGAGACCAAGATCGGGAGTGTGAAGTACGAGGGCATAGAGTTCATTTGA